Proteins co-encoded in one Polynucleobacter sp. MG-6-Vaara-E2 genomic window:
- the yajC gene encoding preprotein translocase subunit YajC, with the protein MWISNAFAQAPAAGADAGGLMSFLPLILMFAVLYFIMIRPQMKRQKETKAMLSALAVGDEVVTIGGIFGKVSALKDDVVTVEIAAGTQVQLQKGAITTVLPKGTLKSA; encoded by the coding sequence ATGTGGATTAGTAATGCTTTTGCTCAGGCTCCAGCCGCGGGCGCAGATGCAGGTGGCTTGATGAGCTTCCTCCCCTTAATTTTGATGTTTGCAGTTTTGTACTTCATCATGATTCGCCCACAAATGAAGCGTCAAAAAGAAACTAAAGCGATGCTCTCAGCCTTGGCTGTTGGCGATGAAGTAGTCACTATTGGCGGCATCTTCGGAAAAGTAAGCGCCTTAAAAGATGATGTAGTCACTGTTGAAATTGCTGCCGGTACACAAGTGCAATTACAAAAAGGTGCAATCACCACTGTTTTGCCAAAAGGCACTCTGAAGTCTGCTTAA